The Musa acuminata AAA Group cultivar baxijiao chromosome BXJ2-2, Cavendish_Baxijiao_AAA, whole genome shotgun sequence genome contains the following window.
GAATATTTAAGTACTAAATTATATAGGCATCGTTTTCACACAAGTGGAAGTGAAAAGACCAAATAAAATCAACAAGATAACTGACTTGCAAAATCAGTGACCAAAAGAGCAAAGTATAGATTAAGAACCGCTGATCAAGAATGCAACTCTGATCTCTTATGGCTTTGAGAGAAATCTTTTCCACATCATTTTTTCCCATAAGTTACTCATcactctcactttctaacttgttatGCAAAGTGCAACTATCTGATGTGGAATAGAATGTAAGAACGCATTCATGAGAGATCATACCATGAATCCAGCTTAGGAAAGTGATTAACAATATAAAGACATAAGTTGAGTATTAGGAAAGCCACTTCAACATTCtaacaaaaagaaatcatatGAACAAAGAGTACCTTGATTGCTTTCTCCCTCAAAGAAGCTTGTGGTAGCTCTGTACATCTgacgatagaatccttgttctcgGTAAAATAAGACACTATGCTAAAGAAGTGTTCatcatcttttatttttaaaattgattCCAGGACACAAATAGTCTTCATCCTTACCTGAAACAACCATGTAAATTTTACCGGTTTAGCAAACTTCAAATAACATTTAAGTTAGTTTCGTCACTTCTTGAAACAATTATCCTTATACAAAACATGGATTTGGACAAGACCCCTTTAATTCACTTCAGAATTCAGAGAATGAGTTTCATCAAGAGAAGATTAAGTATGGGGTGATGTACAATGACGAGCAATATTAATGCATGCTCAAATAGTCTCATTTTGCTACTTGTCATTTTGAGTCAGTTTGAGCCAATTAAGATCTATCCAAATACTCTGACCGTTGCAAACTCCATCAGTAAGTTCACTGACATACCTAAGTCAAATATTTAACATGACATAACCATACAATTTTTGTACCCCTTATAGGTCAAAGAAAATTCATAAATAAGCCTCTTTTGAATTCAAAATAAGAATAAGTTAGCAAGATGATGATTGAAGATGCCATATGGCATACATGTCATATGGATAAGATTGCACACAGACAATACAAATTCCCCTTTTGTTCACCAACAGCAACATAAAAGTTATTTGCTAACATGAAATATCTCTAAATCACTGGTTAACTCTACAGATTCAATATATAAGCGGAAAGCATTGTAGACATGCAATGTCAAAAGCTATTTGCTAACATCCAGTATATCTAATCATTGCTGAAGTTTTTTACTCGAGGTAAATGAAATGACTAAGTCTAGACCAACATCTCTAATGAAGTGACTAAAAAACATACAAAAAAAACCTATGTTTCAATCAGCATACCACTTTTTGATAGATGCAGCTTGCACACAATATTCTAGATTCACACATAAAGCAGACAAATAATTTGAATAACCAACAAAGTAACCAACAAAGACTCAGAATGAACAAATGATAGATTAGTCAGCTTACTTGCCACAAATGTGATTGGAGCTTCATTTCTAAGGCATGACTCATGGCCACTCCATCTAATTTGGCAGCCGCTGCAAGAAAAGCCTGCAAAGCATCACGAGTTGGTTGCAGACGTACACCTCCAGATGTGACAATTGTCTCCAAAAGCCGTTCCTCACGACTCTTTGCTCCTGTGTTAGTTGAACTCGTGTCCTCATTTGCCACAGAAGTGGATATGCTCAGTCTCGAATCAGGGCCCCATGTTCCAGAGTTTCTTTTTGAGATACCAGAACCTTCCCAACTTTCTCCGTGGTGTTCGATTCCTTGATATCCATTAGGACTGTCTATTTCTGTTGTTAAAGATCTACGTAGGTTTGGGCTCTTATAACTGCCAGTGTCATTTTTCCTCGAAGAATGAGCAGCAGCAATGGTGCTAAGTCCCTGCCTGATGGAGGCACTACCAAGACCAACCACTTCACTAAGAAACGACCTTTTCTCTTCGGCTTGAAACTCAAAGTTTGTATTCCCAAAGCCTTGGATGCGCTTATCAAGGCCTTGTGTGGGTGCCACTGTCTTGTTGTCATCGGAAGCAAAGACAGCCGCAACTGCCTCATGAGCAGTCTCACGAACAGCCTTATTAAGGGCGTCTCCTTTCAGGGGATCTAACTGACCTTTATAATGGAACAGCTGACGCattgcgaccgagtgcctttgcatTTCCCTCCTGAACTCATTTCCAGATTTTGCCACTGCATACTTGATCAGCCGAAGAGCCTTGGGAGAAATAAAACAGGGATCAATTCTTTAATGCGACAGTATAAATTTGTTTGTGAGCACATTGACTAGATTACCATCTCATTGATAGAACACTCTGGACAAAGATACACAATTATACATTTTCCAACATAATTTTTTGTTATAAGTGAGATATATAGGAATCATTATATTGTGTggagaaaaataaaatgaaatttaCTTATAAAATCTGTTCACGCGATGCATGCAGAGAATTATGAGTCCACAAAGACAGAAAGGAGGAAAGCATGCTTGTTTGATATATAGGAAGCGTTATACTGTGTAATATATAGAAAGAAATTTGTCATGATTTGCTTAATTCACAAGAGTAGTGACGGGGAAAAAGAATGATCTATCATCCCACCATGCAATATCATATAAATATCAAACAACACAAATATTGAATTACTGCGAGAGAACTCAAAAACGAAGGGGGAGAAAAGAGAATGCATATAACCTAATACCTTCTGCTTAACAATTGGGCTCTTGTGATCCAGCCGTTTGAGAATATAATCCGATACCTCCTTCACGATGCTGGCCGGGGACGTTCGCAGAAGCTCGCAGACCTCCTCCAACTTGTACACCGGAGCAACCTTATCTTCATCCGAGGTCACTCCATCAACCATGCGAGATCTCCAATAGGACTCCACAGCTCTCCGGCTCTGATCCATATTGACCAACCTCTTACACCCACAAGATCCAGACGACAACCCTAAAAGCACGCTCAAATCGACCAACCAAAGACCAAAAACGTCCTGCCCCCCCAAAATCCGAGCCTCGCAACAGAAATCGACTACCAGAAAATCTATTGCGACGAACCGCAGCCCCGATCAAGTATAAAACCCTTCAAATCGACAAGATTTAACAGAAAAATCCGTAAAGAAACGTTGTCGATCGATATTTCCTGAAAGAGGAAGGCGATTGACCGATCGAACGGAATCCCAGAAGAAACCGGGAAGGCTTGGATTGAAGGCGAGCAGGTATAAATCTGGCTCGGATCGGGGGAAGGATTTGGGGGAGGGACAGCGGAGGGAGAGAAGAGAGCGGAGAAGGGGGATCGGTTTAGGGGAACGACACGGTGGAAGCGACGAGTTTGATGCGACCGCGAGGGGGTGGGAATTGTGTGCGAGTTCGATACAGGGGAAGGTTGCGTATGTGTGTGTGCGGTAAACCCGTCCGGGCCGTCCATTTATTACGCGTCGGTGGGTCCGAGCCATCACTTGCACGTGTCAAGTGAATTGGCTTGGGTTGGTTATTACGCACGGTAATAACTATTAATCGTGATTATTAGGACTTTAACTAATGatgtaaggttcataaaaaaagaagaaaacaataataaaaaatattaatttaaggcACTTAAAATATCCTTAGTAGTCTCACCATTATAATCATTTT
Protein-coding sequences here:
- the LOC103976476 gene encoding protein MODIFIED TRANSPORT TO THE VACUOLE 1 is translated as MDQSRRAVESYWRSRMVDGVTSDEDKVAPVYKLEEVCELLRTSPASIVKEVSDYILKRLDHKSPIVKQKALRLIKYAVAKSGNEFRREMQRHSVAMRQLFHYKGQLDPLKGDALNKAVRETAHEAVAAVFASDDNKTVAPTQGLDKRIQGFGNTNFEFQAEEKRSFLSEVVGLGSASIRQGLSTIAAAHSSRKNDTGSYKSPNLRRSLTTEIDSPNGYQGIEHHGESWEGSGISKRNSGTWGPDSRLSISTSVANEDTSSTNTGAKSREERLLETIVTSGGVRLQPTRDALQAFLAAAAKLDGVAMSHALEMKLQSHLWQVRMKTICVLESILKIKDDEHFFSIVSYFTENKDSIVRCTELPQASLREKAIKVLSLLGGEQTSGAREETSDGKATSAPPVVQMPDLIDTGDFDDYGSQDSMETQGKQSTAELKPSNSLVDDLFASDPLADINTSGNKNQDDPFADVSFHVTEDKEGNDLFSGLTVDDKKSDIVLDVPEIKKPDLLDVFGAYSVQHQEEAGKDRGNMHDLMTGLSLNGIQENEPPGSVGASAAFSGLGMLASSTQPSQVPANGSMKSNQDLNSVYSQAPIQYGMPPNIMFNQGFVAQPMNYEAMSAFIAQQQFLLQNIGNLNTGFGQTAGNAMEGSYAAPLPDIFQLSNNPVKSHASTTKSPKEDTKAFDFITDHLAAARGGSKRIT